In the Planctomycetaceae bacterium genome, GTGTCTGAGGGTTGCGGCTAACTGCAAAAAGCCTTCCGCCAGAACCACCTGTCCGACCCGATCCTTCAAAGCTTCTGTCTGCTGCTCGACCTCAATCGCCGGTCCGGCAATGCATACTTCCACGGTTGCCACTTCCCGGCCATCAATCCTTACGGTAACTTCTACTTACATGGGGGCACCCTCCCTGGTTCTGCGAGGCTCCAAGCCTCATGTTGCAGGAAATATTCCCCCATCAGGGTACCCCTCTTTTCAATTCCTGCAACAACGACCTCCATTCAGCGGATGCACCCGCATCCATGCCGACCGTCCGCTCGGTTTGACACGAGCAGCTTGCACTGTCGACAGTCACCGGATGACGCCCGAGCAACTCAAACAAGAGATTCGACAGATCACCGTCTGGAAACGCGGTGACCAGCGAGCACCGCACAAGCCGTTGCTGCTGTTGTATGCGTTGGGTCGATGTTTGAATGATGGCGAGCGATTGTTGCCGTACGGTGAGGTCGATCGCGAACTTCGCCCACTGCTGATGGAGTTTGGTCCCGAACGAAAATCGTGGCACACCGAATACCCATTTCAGCGACTGGCGAACGATGGCATCTGGGAATTGCAGAACGCAACGCAGCTGGAAACCAGAGCGGGAAATTCGGATGTCAAGAAATCCGAACTGCTCAAATACAAGGTCGCTGCCGGATTTACTCCCGAGATTTTTGAGACGCTGCGATCCTATCCGGCGTTGATTTCGGAGTTAGCTCTGGAGATTCTCAATCAACACTTTCCGCAGACGTTTTATGCCGACCTGCTGGACGCCGTTGGTCTGGAAATTCAGTTCGAGCAAACCTTACGCCGCCGTCGCGATCCCGCATTTCGCGAGCGAGTGCTGATGGCCTATCAATATCGCTGTGCGGTCTGTGGCTACGATCTGCGACTGGGTTCCGTACAGGTCGCTTTGGAAGCGGCTCACATCAAATGGCATCAGGCTGGCGGCCCTGATCTGGAAACCAACGGCCTCGCCCTCTGCAGCATGCACCACAAACTCTTCGACCGCGGCGTGTTTACGCTGAACGAGGATCTGCAGCTATGCGTCTCCCAAAAAGCCAACGGCTCCACCGGCCTGAGTGAATGGCTAACTTCCTTCCACGGCTTGCCTCTGAAGGGTCCGCAGTCTCGGGATCATCTGCCGCTGAATGAACATCTGGAGTGGCATCGGAAAGAGGTGTTTCATGGGCCGGGGCGTGACGCTATATGCGTTATGCCTTAATTAAAAGGAGAAATGAGGAATGGTGCGGCAACTGGCGAAACCCATTCACAGTAATGAACGCCTTCGTCGATCGTTGGCCACTGAAGGATTTGCCGTATGATCACTACATATGGTTCGATCAATTACTGCCTGCATTGTTGACAAAGCACGGAGACTAAAAATGGAACGAAAGAATCTGGTCGGAATGCTCGCTGGCTACTACTTGTCGCGATTCGACAAAGTCGCCTATGGCCGATTTTCCGGACAATCTCACTCAGCAGTTCACAAGTATCTCGCTGAAAGAATCGGTGTCCCGGCGTCATCAGTGAAACTATGGCGCGATGAATTTGACCCGATTCATGCAAACTCTCGCCAAGGTTGGCATAAACGAAAGATGGCTCCGTCGCGGCTCCGAATGGCTGAAATGTTGGGAGGTGTTTCTGAAGTTGGGGTCTATGGACTGCTCATTGATTGTTTTGAGAATCAAGAAGCGAATGTTGTCGAGTTGCTCCGGGAAATAGATGCCCCAAGTCCGGGTTCTAATGAAAAGATTCCGACCCGTTCGCTCACCGGGGGACGCGCTGAGGAACAA is a window encoding:
- a CDS encoding DUF3883 domain-containing protein, producing the protein MERKNLVGMLAGYYLSRFDKVAYGRFSGQSHSAVHKYLAERIGVPASSVKLWRDEFDPIHANSRQGWHKRKMAPSRLRMAEMLGGVSEVGVYGLLIDCFENQEANVVELLREIDAPSPGSNEKIPTRSLTGGRAEEQFINWFRTGKSIFTGPLDDCRLLQCGYDFEAFYAGAQAYIEVKGLRDNSGGVLMTDKEWTTCAELGELYFMILVRSVEATRPTIEVYRNPAETLKARQNVATVVQVSWTIPKLDSSLAVWAN
- a CDS encoding HNH endonuclease encodes the protein MTPEQLKQEIRQITVWKRGDQRAPHKPLLLLYALGRCLNDGERLLPYGEVDRELRPLLMEFGPERKSWHTEYPFQRLANDGIWELQNATQLETRAGNSDVKKSELLKYKVAAGFTPEIFETLRSYPALISELALEILNQHFPQTFYADLLDAVGLEIQFEQTLRRRRDPAFRERVLMAYQYRCAVCGYDLRLGSVQVALEAAHIKWHQAGGPDLETNGLALCSMHHKLFDRGVFTLNEDLQLCVSQKANGSTGLSEWLTSFHGLPLKGPQSRDHLPLNEHLEWHRKEVFHGPGRDAICVMP